A genome region from Brassica oleracea var. oleracea cultivar TO1000 chromosome C2, BOL, whole genome shotgun sequence includes the following:
- the LOC106327770 gene encoding phosphoglycerate kinase, cytosolic has product MATKRSVGTLKEADLKGKSVFVRVDLNVPLDDNSNITDDTRIRAAVPTIKYLMGNGSRVVLCSHLGRPKGVTPKFSLKPLVPRLSELLGVEVVMANDSIGEEVQKLVAGLPEGGVLLLENVRFYKEEEKNDPEFAKKLAALADVYVNDAFGTAHRAHASTEGVAKYLKPSVAGFLMQKELDYLVGAVANPKKPFAAIVGGSKVSTKIGVIESLLSTVDILLLGGGMIFTFYKAQGHSVGSSLVEEDKLDLAKSLMEKAEAKGVSLLLPTDVVIADKFAPDANSKIVPATAIPDGWMGLDVGPDSIKTFSEALDTTQTIIWNGPMGVFEFEKFAAGTEAVAKQLAELSGKGVTTIIGGGDSVAAVEKVGLADKMSHISTGGGASLELLEGKPLPGVLALDDA; this is encoded by the exons ATGGCGACGAAGAGAAGCGTTGGAACACTGAAGGAAGCGGATCTGAAGGGAAAGAGCGTGTTCGTGAGGGTTGATCTCAACGTTCCTTTGGATGATAACTCTAACATCACCGATGACACTAGGATTCGCGCCGCTGTTCCCACCATCAAGTACTTGATGGGTAACGGATCTAGGGTTGTTCTCTGCAGTCACTTG GGCCGCCCAAAAGGTGTTACCCCTAAATTCAGCTTGAAGCCTCTTGTGCCGAGATTGTCTGAGCTTCTTGGTGTTGAGGTTGTGATGGCAAATGACTCTATTGGTGAGGAAGTTCAGAAACTGGTTGCAGGACTACCTGAAGGTGGTGTTCTTCTCTTGGAGAACGTGAGGTTCTACAAGGAAGAAGAGAAAAACGACCCTGAATTCGCAAAGAAGCTTGCTGCCCTTGCCGACGTCTACGTCAACGATGCTTTCGGAACTGCTCACAGAGCTCATGCTTCCACCGAGGGAGTTGCCAAATACTTGAAGCCTTCAGTGGCTGGTTTCCTCATGCAGAAGGAGCTTGATTACCTTGTCGGAGCTGTGGCAAACCCCAAGAAGCCTTTTGCTGCCATTGTCGGAGGCTCAAAGGTTTCAACAAAGATTGGTGTCATTGAGTCGCTCTTGTCCACCGTTGACATCCTCTTGCTCGGTGGAGGTATGATTTTCACTTTCTACAAGGCGCAAGGACATTCGGTTGGATCTTCCCTTGTGGAAGAGGACAAGCTTGACTTGGCCAAGTCACTCATGGAGAAGGCAGAAGCCAAAGGTGTTTCTCTGTTGCTACCAACCGATGTGGTTATTGCTGACAAGTTCGCTCCCGATGCTAACAGCAAG ATAGTGCCAGCCACGGCAATCCCGGATGGCTGGATGGGACTCGATGTTGGTCCTGACTCCATCAAGACATTCAGCGAGGCTCTGGACACGACCCAGACCATCATCTGGAATGGTCCCATGGGTGTTTTTGAATTCGAAAAGTTTGCAGCTGGAACTGAG GCCGTAGCAAAGCAGCTAGCGGAGCTGAGCGGAAAGGGAGTAACCACAATCATAGGAGGAGGTGACTCTGTGGCTGCCGTGGAGAAGGTTGGTTTGGCTGACAAGATGAGTCACATCTCTACCGGAGGGGGTGCAAGTTTGGAGCTTCTAGAGGGAAAGCCACTTCCAGGAGTCCTAGCTCTTGACGACGCGTGA